The Ficedula albicollis isolate OC2 chromosome 5, FicAlb1.5, whole genome shotgun sequence genome includes the window TGACTAGTCTGGCACCACCCTTTGTGTTTGGACAGGCTATGGACACAGCCCTGAACGTAATCCTTATCGTGGTCCTCTTCATCATCACAGTGTCTCTGGGATGTACAATGGAGACAGCCCAGATCACAGCTCACCTCAGGAGACCTAAAGGTGTGGCAGTGGCCATAATGGCTCAGTACAGCATCATGCCCTTGACAGCATTCATATTGGGCAAGCTCTTCCAGCTGGGCACCTCAGAATCCCTGGCCATCCTcatctgtggctgctgcccagggggaAACCTCTCCAGCATTTTTAGCCTGGCACTGAGAGGGGACACGAACCTCAGGTAAGGAAAGCTACATACCTGTTCATTGTCCAGGCCAATCTAGTTACGTGACTGGTTCAGAAACTAATTTAACCACCATTAGGAGGCCCCAAGAAGCTGGACAAAGACTGAAATATTAagtcaaatacatttttaaagcacctATATTACTCAATATGTTAATTTGTCCCTGTTTTACAATGGGACTTTGTACCTTTCTCTGAATCATTGGCATGCAGCTACTGATGACATGGGTGCAGGAACAGTTTTTCATCTCCATATAGCAGTACATAgagcacatatatatatatgctctATCTATTCATGCAGTTCTGTGTAAACTGATCATGCTGCCTGAAGAGGCTGCCTCAGTGAGAAATGTTGAACAACTCTTCAACAAACCCTAGCGATAAAACATGATCCAGcacaaaaatacaaagcatTACTTTTTCTCTCAGTTGTGgatttctgaaatgcaaactGTACCCTTGTCATGGGCATGTACCCTTTCTCAGCATGTAAGAAACTTGAGTCATCTTCTCCCTTCTCCGTTCATATCACATCCTTCTACAATCTGACAGTGATGTTGAGGAGATCTCAGTGACAAGTTGGGAAAAAGCAAGGCAAAGTCTTATATTAAAATATCTGCCCAGGCAAGTAATCAGGCTAGtatattccattttaaaaaagtgttgTTCTTCTACTGAGGGGTCCTTTCTTCATCTCAGTGTTGTAATGACGGCGTGCTCCATGGTCCTGGCAGTTGGATTAATGCCACCGCTCCTGTACCTTTACTCGGGAGGACTGTATGAGGGTGGCTCGGACAGCAAGGTACCTTACAAAGGAATAATCACCTCCCTGGCGCTGATGCTAATCCCCTGTGCCATTGGCATCATCTTGAATGAGAAGAAACCACAGTACACTGGCCTTATCACCAAGGTAAGAAGTACCCTGTGCTAGTTGCCTTTCAATCAAGGGCCTTGGGGAAGTTCTCAAAAAATAGAATCACAGACTTAACAACTTCTTTAAGACATGCCACAAATCAATGAAAGGGTTGAGGATGGAGCTCAAGACATCCACTCCACCACTTTAATGGTTAAAATATTTGCCCAAGGAGAAGTCCTCCACTTTTTCCAGGCAAGGTTTTGTAGCCAATGTCCTACattgctctgcttttgtttcagttctaattttggagggttttttgcTCTATCAGCACTAATGAAGCTCATAGGCACTGCCCCCAATTACTGCAGCAACCAAAGCAGAACTGAgataaaaaccaaccaaccaaacaataACCATCCCAAAACAAAGCCACACCACTGTTCTCAGAGGTCTAGCATAAGGCAAAATCAAGTTACAAAATTGCTGCTTAAGCCATTGAGATACCTATCCAACAGAAGTCACTGTATCACCAAGTGCCCACTTGTGCCTGGAATCacatcccttcctcctctctaCATCGGGCatttaaacagcaaaacagaaacccAGACAACTACAACCACTGTCTAATTCAAGAACTCCACTAGGCTCTACCTGTGAGTAAAGTGGTTTCCTCAGCACCTGCTTGGGGTGGACTAGAGCCACAAAGGGACCTGGACAGAGATGGGTAGCAATGCCTGAGAAACAAAGAGCTTGTGCAGCAGGACTAGCCATTTTGCATATAGACTAGAAAGGTATTTGGTTATTTAAGGTCTCTCTCAGTAGTAGCCCAGGATGGTCTCTTATTGATTACTGATAACATTTATGCCCATGAAAGGCACTTATTCATGGGATGGACAGAGATGGTACAGCTGCTTCTAACAGCTGAGGCAAATTTTGCTGGGGATTTCTCTCTTGTCCACATCTCAATCACTTTTATTTTAGGCAGGAATGATTATGCTTCTACTGTCATCTGCTGCTATAATTGTTCTGTCTGTGGCCAACATGGGAAGCTGTATCATGGTTGTCTTCTCACCATCTCTCCTGGGAACTTGTGCCTTAATGCCCCTCACTGGATTCCTGCTGGGCTACGCTGTCTCTGCAGCCTTCAAGCTTAATGACCGGTATGTTCTTCCacacctccctcccctctctctctcatcAGGAACAGAGAGGTatggcagctctgctttgggggCAATGgcaaaaacacagattttaggAATATACTTCTGTAGAACACTGACCCCCATTCACCCAAAATAGGACCTAGGAATACAACCAGACACAGTACAAGTTGGTCCCAAGCCAGTGACTCCCATACCTTGAATGGgaagagaaattactttaaCCTCTGCTTGGCTTACCTGAGAGGGGAGGAATAGCtaagcaggttttttttggcACAAACACCTGATCATCATGGAAGGTTCACTGGACAAGGAGATGGATGGTTTTGGCTTAAG containing:
- the SLC10A1 gene encoding sodium/bile acid cotransporter, with the protein product MNKTKGAFDSPELWSPDCMQSSTSLTSLAPPFVFGQAMDTALNVILIVVLFIITVSLGCTMETAQITAHLRRPKGVAVAIMAQYSIMPLTAFILGKLFQLGTSESLAILICGCCPGGNLSSIFSLALRGDTNLSVVMTACSMVLAVGLMPPLLYLYSGGLYEGGSDSKVPYKGIITSLALMLIPCAIGIILNEKKPQYTGLITKAGMIMLLLSSAAIIVLSVANMGSCIMVVFSPSLLGTCALMPLTGFLLGYAVSAAFKLNDRCRRTVCMETGGQNAQLCSAILKVTFAPEIIGPLYFFPLLYLLFQLGEGFLLILVFRIHDRIKQANGKYTFAPFLYFPC